Proteins found in one Methylobacterium sp. CB376 genomic segment:
- a CDS encoding FkbM family methyltransferase, translated as MTISYAQRLEDILLLRALRDVERGFYVDLGAHDPVIDSVTKLFYEAGWSGINVEPSPHWFAKLAADRPRDVNLNLAVTDRSGTLTFHELTGTGLSTASDLFAERHVAAGFERVTYEVPTRTLAEICEAHAPGPIHFLKIDVEGSEEAALRGMDFRRFRPWIILAEATEPLTDVPSFAAWDPLLVEAGYDFVLFDGLNRFYVARERPELARFFVCPADDYVRAWAVRAEEAMHREIAALKARPA; from the coding sequence ATGACGATTTCCTACGCCCAGCGCCTTGAGGACATCCTCCTGCTGCGTGCCCTGCGCGACGTGGAGCGCGGATTCTACGTCGATCTCGGCGCCCACGACCCCGTCATCGATTCCGTCACCAAGCTGTTCTACGAGGCCGGTTGGTCGGGGATCAACGTCGAGCCGTCGCCGCACTGGTTCGCGAAGCTCGCGGCGGACCGGCCGCGCGACGTCAACCTCAACCTCGCGGTGACGGACCGTTCCGGCACGCTCACCTTCCACGAACTGACCGGCACCGGCCTCTCCACCGCCTCCGACCTCTTCGCCGAGCGGCACGTGGCGGCCGGGTTCGAGCGCGTCACCTACGAGGTGCCGACCCGCACGCTGGCGGAGATCTGCGAGGCGCATGCCCCCGGTCCGATCCACTTCCTGAAGATCGACGTCGAGGGGAGCGAGGAGGCCGCCCTGCGCGGCATGGATTTCCGCCGCTTCCGCCCCTGGATCATCCTGGCGGAGGCGACCGAGCCGCTCACGGACGTGCCGAGCTTCGCCGCCTGGGACCCGCTCCTGGTGGAAGCCGGCTACGACTTCGTGCTGTTCGACGGGCTCAACCGGTTCTACGTCGCGCGGGAGCGCCCGGAACTGGCGCGGTTCTTCGTGTGCCCGGCGGACGATTACGTGCGGGCCTGGGCCGTGCGCGCGGAGGAAGCGATGCACCGCGAGATCGCCGCGCTCAAGGCGCGCCCGGCCTGA